CCGTCTTGACCTTTGGTAAAACTCAGCTTCTGAGTACGGTTATCGTTGGAATCCGGAGATGCCATCCAAACTGAATTTACATCGTTCGTGTAATAATACTTCATCTGGAAGTTAGAGATTTGACTCGGCTTCTCCTTATTGCCGTCATTAGCCCTCCAGTCATTGCGGCTGACGCCCAGCATGTTGATCATTTGGACGATTTCATATTTGCTGTCCTTCTTGCCATAAGCCCAAATTTTATTCGGATCACCTGTTGCGCTGATCGCATAATTAGGGAATTCAATACGATTCGAAGTCTCATTTTGACCGTCGCGAAGCAGGTTCTCGTAAGCAACGATGAAGTCATATAATCTATGTTCTCGCTGTTGTAAATCGTCATCCATGTACAAGTTGCTCGAAGGGAAATACTCGTTGCTCAGCATGTTTCCGTTATTTCCAAGCTCCATGCGCGAACCACCCGCTGCGTAAACAGCAGCATCGGTCAGGAGAACCGCAGACGTATTAAATGCGCTTCCGGAATGTCCCTTCGCATAATCATATTCCATATAAGCTGGAACGATTAGCGACTTGCCACCGCTTTCTTTTCTAGACTGCTCCACTTCTTTCTTGAGCGAGTAATAGCTATCATACTGCAAGCCCTCGCTGTCATGATCCCATGGCCATATCTCCGCATAGAGTACATCTACATTACTTTTATTCACATTTTCGATCCCTTGCGCACCGACCGGATTAAAGACCAGATATTTGCTGCCAATTGCCTGCTTGGCGTTATTGAGGAAGCCTGTGTACGTGTCCTTCACATAAAGGGTTTGTCCTGTAGACGTTTTCATTTTGCCCCATTCACCAACTGTGTCGCCGTGCCAACCATCGAAGTTAAATGCTTTGATTGCCTTGTTTTCCTGGTTATAAATATAATTTTGCCAGCCTGTATTCGCCGGATTAAAGAAATATAAGTGAGTTACACCTGTTGGTGAAGAGTCAGCCATTTTAAAACTGAATTGACCGGTACCGCTCGGATTGTCATCTGCATAATATAACGCCCAATCCTGTTGGACTCCATCTTTATCATAGCCCGTTGTTGCGCCATAAATCATGTTGTATTCCATGTTAACCATATTAACTGCTTTGGCACCAGCAATATAATTTCGCACCGTATCACCATAAATCAATCTGCCCGACCAATCATTCCATACATCCAGGTTATCCGCAAGAGGTTTATGATGACGATACTGCCAGTCGTAATACTGCAAGCCGTTAATGTGATAATTTTTAAGCTTATCAATCCGTTCGGCAGTATTCACGTTCTGTCCGAAATCCCAAAGATAACCATATCGCGGGAACTTAACCCATGAAGAAGAAACATCCACACCAACAGTATCCGAATCAATTAATGCATTGGAAGCATCCTTGATATCCACTTCAATCAAATACCCTTGATAGTCCGTTGAAGGGGCTGTCCAGTTCGCAGTCATCATTAAATCAGAATTGTTTTTCAGATCATAAGTCTTTGTCATTGTTGTGCCAACCTGCTGGTCCAAGTGTTTAGCTTTTATCTCTACCTTACCGCCGGTGATGTCTCTGCCGATTCGGTTTTTCAAATCAATGCGAAGCTCCACGTTGGAACCCGGTCCGTACATGGACTTATCGGTAGTGACATCGTAAACCATTTTGCCTGTACTTGCTGCGAAAGCCGGTGGAGACATGACGTTACCGTACATCAATATCGTTGCCGCAGTAGTTGTTAACACAAGAATTTTTTTGTATGAATCCTTTTTCATAAATTCACCTTACCTTTACAATTAGTCAATTAGGCCGACGCTACTAATTAAAATTAATTCCACTATGATTGCATACGCTTTCAACTTTTTCTCCTTTCTAACAAAAATGAATCTCAGATTTTACCTGCGATTTCATGCTATCATAATCGCTAACGAAAATCGGTGGCTTTAAGTACTTAAACGGTGGAATTTGTTAACAAGTCACACCTTCATATACCACTTCTAATTCATAAAAAAACAACCGCCATATGGGCGGTTTAAGCAAGAATAACAAAACAAAAACACATATTCCGAAGTCAACCTATACCACTAGAAAACGTTTATCTGGCGGCGCTTCCGCGAAAGTCAGGCTTCAACCAATCTTGCAGCATGGGCTTTCAAGATATGGTTTCTATTCATTATTGAGTATGTGCAGAAACAAGGGAAGGATATAAGCTCCCTTGTGCCATTAATTCGTCATGGGTCCCTTGCTCAACAATGCGTCCTTCGTCCATTACGAAGATAAGATCTGCATTACGGATCGTTGAGAGCCGATGTACGATAATAATCGTCGTCTTCCCATCCCTTAACTCATCCAATCACCCTTGAAGAAGCCATTCTATCTCCAAGTCTAGGGAAGAGGTAGTTTCATCAAAAATAAACACCTCCGAATCATCCATAATTAGCTGCTAACAGCAGTTGAAGAAGATCGACAAAGCGGTTCATTCGATTATGGAAAAACAGCCCATAGAAAAAAACACAAGTAACAAACCGGCTCCTACCTGGAAAAGCCAATAAAACCTTCGCAGGTAGAAGTCACAGTTACATCGGCAAGTTAACTTATCTTCTTGTTGATTTGAAGGGATTCATTCATCGCCTGTGCGAGAACGTTCAGTTCCTCAGAGCCTTCCATAATGACGGTCATCGTTTTTGTTTGTTCTTCGATTATTGCCGTGATCTCTTCAATTCCTGCAGCACTTTGTTGCGTAATTGCCGCAATACTTTCGATCGCATGTTCCGTGTTCCGTGTATGTTCGTTATTTTGTTCAATCTTGTCATTTACCTTTTCGAACTCATGAATAGAATGATCCAAAGCTTGTACAATGTGTGTAAAGACCTGCTCCGTCTCGTTCACGTAATGCTCCTGTCTTTCAAAAATGTGCTGCCCTTGATTTACATTCTTAATCATACTTGCTATTTGCTCATCAATTACTCTGGCCATTTCGTGTATATGCTTTGTGGATTGGTGTGTTTGTTCCGCAAGCTTTTTCACTTCACTTGCAACAACGGCGAAACCTTTTCCGCCTTCACCGGCACGAGCGGCTTCAATCGAGGCATTTAAAGCCAGCAGATTGGTTTGTGCGCTGATCTCTGAGATCATTTTGACAAATTGCGTGATGTGTTTGACCTTCTCTTCAACTAATTGAGCATCCAAACTGATTTGCTTCGTCATCTGTAGCGACTTATTATTTTGATCCTTGAGTGCCTCAATTTGATTATATTTACTTTTACAAAAATCTTGTGTTCCTTTCGAAACCACATTCACTTCCGCCAGTTTATCTTTAATTTCGTCCAGTTGTTCGACAAGTGTTTTCATACTACTGTTCATACTACCTGCATCTTCAGCCTGCCTGCTTGAACCGGCCGCTAAATCGTTCATCGTTACGTTAATTTGACGAGAGCTCTCAACCGAAGCAGCAATCAAGGTCTTGATCTCATCCGAATGCTTTAACAAGGTTGAGGAAACTTCCTTCGAACTGCTTACTAACTGATCAATCTTAGTCACCATGTCATTAAAGCCAGTATGCAACAACTGTATTTCAAGTTTTGCGCTGCCGGGGGCAATTTGATCAAACCTTCCGTCCCTGACTGCTTGCATATGTACAATAAGTCGATTAATCGGTCTCTCAATAAGCCTACGAGTAACTAAAAGTACGACAATAAAACAAATAACAAGTAGTGACAAACAAATGACGAATGATACATTCCGTAAAATGCCTAAATCCTCAAGTAAGTAATCAAGACTGGTTTCTGTTGCAAGCTTCCAACCATTACTTAACGTAGTAAACGTAACCAGCTTGCCGTTGCTCCTGAGTAGTCCGCTATGTTGTTCGAGCAGCTCCTTCTTTACGAAATCATTACCGTGCTCCG
This genomic window from Paenibacillus hexagrammi contains:
- a CDS encoding glycoside hydrolase family 66 protein; the encoded protein is MKKDSYKKILVLTTTAATILMYGNVMSPPAFAASTGKMVYDVTTDKSMYGPGSNVELRIDLKNRIGRDITGGKVEIKAKHLDQQVGTTMTKTYDLKNNSDLMMTANWTAPSTDYQGYLIEVDIKDASNALIDSDTVGVDVSSSWVKFPRYGYLWDFGQNVNTAERIDKLKNYHINGLQYYDWQYRHHKPLADNLDVWNDWSGRLIYGDTVRNYIAGAKAVNMVNMEYNMIYGATTGYDKDGVQQDWALYYADDNPSGTGQFSFKMADSSPTGVTHLYFFNPANTGWQNYIYNQENKAIKAFNFDGWHGDTVGEWGKMKTSTGQTLYVKDTYTGFLNNAKQAIGSKYLVFNPVGAQGIENVNKSNVDVLYAEIWPWDHDSEGLQYDSYYSLKKEVEQSRKESGGKSLIVPAYMEYDYAKGHSGSAFNTSAVLLTDAAVYAAGGSRMELGNNGNMLSNEYFPSSNLYMDDDLQQREHRLYDFIVAYENLLRDGQNETSNRIEFPNYAISATGDPNKIWAYGKKDSKYEIVQMINMLGVSRNDWRANDGNKEKPSQISNFQMKYYYTNDVNSVWMASPDSNDNRTQKLSFTKGQDGNGKFVNVTVPSLEYWSMIYMSSDASGGYRPRSRNRHW
- a CDS encoding methyl-accepting chemotaxis protein encodes the protein MQKLNSIKAALITWMMGIVIIPILLVTGLSYLLAQHIIEDKVGTYSEQLVQQISGNISYTNQSIEDVTLSLLKNKTITDQVEKPNADIQREATRRDSINKTLLNELLANEELHSIRIYGKGTEYYAAARGHDTPTASLENDTFRNGQLFKAAKMSKGEMIWATGLDGNFDQIYVIRKITYSYSRDVSAVLVVGVNSSAYMERLKGLDLGNDGSFYIIDSSGNYVLHSHGQEIGTEHGNDFVKKELLEQHSGLLRSNGKLVTFTTLSNGWKLATETSLDYLLEDLGILRNVSFVICLSLLVICFIVVLLVTRRLIERPINRLIVHMQAVRDGRFDQIAPGSAKLEIQLLHTGFNDMVTKIDQLVSSSKEVSSTLLKHSDEIKTLIAASVESSRQINVTMNDLAAGSSRQAEDAGSMNSSMKTLVEQLDEIKDKLAEVNVVSKGTQDFCKSKYNQIEALKDQNNKSLQMTKQISLDAQLVEEKVKHITQFVKMISEISAQTNLLALNASIEAARAGEGGKGFAVVASEVKKLAEQTHQSTKHIHEMARVIDEQIASMIKNVNQGQHIFERQEHYVNETEQVFTHIVQALDHSIHEFEKVNDKIEQNNEHTRNTEHAIESIAAITQQSAAGIEEITAIIEEQTKTMTVIMEGSEELNVLAQAMNESLQINKKIS